Proteins from a genomic interval of Chionomys nivalis chromosome 7, mChiNiv1.1, whole genome shotgun sequence:
- the LOC130878375 gene encoding testis-expressed protein 19.2-like — MPEEAVLLDARPEDYDRYWAFPWKLGRFSPCPHQCTIPPLSFCDIFNVDPHPDEPLLLELSHIWPTNKLVESCLKEQNFFLVLCGSGTGWYLVSMYPLWVVRTQVHRWQMMLNPDALVVIYLETGPEKQDMNRWKLSMLESSELGLELVPADCTLWKKGFKVHSYLPWQSETLKDWGKEPGERLFVKHVRILKNY, encoded by the coding sequence ATGCCTGAGGAAGCTGTACTCCTAGATGCACGCCCTGAGGATTACGACAGGTATTGGGCCTTTCCCTGGAAATTAGGTAGgttctctccctgcccccaccagtGCACCATCCCCCCTCTGTCCTTCTGTGATATTTTCAATGTGGACCCACATCCTGACGAACCTCTATTGTTGGAGTTGAGCCACATCTGGCCCACGAACAAGCTGGTAGAATCCTGTTTGAAAGAACAGAATTTCTTCTTGGTGTTGTGTGGCTCTGGTACCGGCTGGTACTTGGTGTCAATGTATCCTTTATGGGTAGTGAGGACCCAGGTCCACCGCTGGCAGATGATGCTGAACCCTGATGCCTTGGTGGTGATCTACCTAGAGACTGGACCTGAAAAGCAGGACATGAACCGCTGGAAGCTCAGCATGTTGGAGTCCTCAGAACTGGGGTTGGAGCTGGTGCCTGCCGACTGCACCCTGTGGAAGAAAGGATTCAAGGTGCACTCCTACCTGCCCTGGCAGAGTGAAACCCTAAAGGACTGGGGCAAGGAGCCAGGGGAGAGGCTGTTTGTCAAACATGTTCGAATTCTGAAAAACTATTGA
- the LOC130878373 gene encoding testis-expressed protein 19.2-like, giving the protein MCPPVNVRHGTRGMSSLFVSWLYQLVHGDQMKICFACFKEAFLVFRRILETGDWDEEELGNASVELSEEGSDPDAWLGLELTGFQSHGYLPQTITEHVGPGFPVSAPVWPAPQPVPTELRPEEAVPLDLGPEIDDWTQALPLRLGVFCCCLHRLRIIPPLSWCDTIYFNPYPGQPVLLELSPIWPMQLLVESLLVHLKFVTVLGDFDDICYLLSMRPCWAVRTQVHRWQMLLDPGELRKAYLQNEPEQPDLYRWRLSVLESSELGVELVPADCSLRKGGFKVHSYLPWDSDIPDDWSTDPGERLFIKYIEPQRDLSYSLHRHFTDNFLS; this is encoded by the coding sequence ATGTGTCCCCCAGTCAACGTTCGCCATGGGACCAGGGGCATGTCCAGCCTCTTTGTGTCCTGGCTATACCAGCTTGTCCATGGAGACCAAATGAAGATCTGCTTTGCTTGCTTCAAGGAAGCTTTCCTGGTATTTAGAAGAATATTGGAGACGGGAGATTGGGACGAGGAAGAGTTGGGTAATGCGTCTGTAGAACTCTCAGAGGAAGGATCTGATCCGGATGCATGGCTGGGGTTGGAGCTCACTGGGTTCCAGAGCCACGGGTATTTGCCACAGACCATCACTGAGCATGTGGGGCCTGGGTTCCCGGTATCAGCCCCTGTATGGCCGGCACCCCAGCCTGTGCCTACTGAACTGCGGCCTGAGGAAGCTGTACCCCTGGATCTGGGCCCCGAGATTGATGACTGGACCCAGGCGCTTCCCTTGAGATTAGGCGTCTTTTGTTGCTGCCTCCACCGGCTGCGCATCATCCCTCCTCTGTCCTGGTGTGATACTATCTATTTCAACCCATATCCTGGGCAACCTGTATTGTTGGAGTTGAGCCCCATCTGGCCCATGCAGTTGCTAGTAGAAAGCTTGTTGGTACACCTGAAGTTTGTCACTGTGTTGGGTGACTTCGATGACATCTGCTACTTGCTGTCAATGCGTCCTTGCTGGGCTGTGAGGACCCAGGTCCATCGCTGGCAGATGTTGCTGGACCCTGGTGAGCTGAGGAAGGCCTATCTACAGAATGAACCTGAACAGCCGGATCTGTACCGCTGGAGGCTGAGCGTTTTGGAGTCCTCAGAGCTGGGGGTGGAGCTGGTGCCTGCTGACTGCAGCCTGCGGAAGGGGGGCTTCAAGGTGCACTCTTACCTGCCCTGGGACAGTGACATCCCAGACGACTGGAGCACAGATCCAGGGGAGAGGCTGTTTATCAAATATATTGAGCCTCAAAGGGATCTGAGCTACAGCTTGCACCGTCACTTCACTGATAACTTCCTCTCCTGA